From the genome of Nicotiana tabacum cultivar K326 chromosome 17, ASM71507v2, whole genome shotgun sequence:
ATTGTTGATCATAGGTAaggttttatcaattttaatcttaaaaatatgagttattaacattattctataagaaatataggcatttgaaaaataatcaaatctttttatttgattgagtatatcaattaaattgttatcttctaattgtactattttctttaatatttataattcagaaaataaatctaaactatCAATATCGGGTTGATTATTATGTTTTAAGGAGTATTCAAGATGAAGGcagtatttttttaaattttcatcatctagtgatctcagtttttaccgctaaatagaaaatcaaaaatattttcatatgcgtctaattgttcaaatctattttaaaGTGAAAAATAACCTTGTCTACTACTCTCTCCGATCCATAATAAATGACTTTTTTGgcttttattttggtccaaaataagtgtcattTTTATATAATCGAGACGGAGTTaactttatttttccaaaatttgtcCTTATTTACATATCTCAATGTGTCAAGTTAACaacatataaattttaattaaggataattcagtcaaaatatatttttgttcTAGGAGTCATTATTTTCTTAAGGGGCACAGCAAAGGTTAAAAAGTCATTTATTATGGACCGGAGGAAGTATGTAtaaaaagtaatcaactctaagGGACTATTCGAGAGATTTTGAGATTTCACTATTAACATTCTTCTCAAATTATTTCTTCCTATATATTACACGTTTCTAATGAAATTCGAATTCGATATTAATTTCAAATGCAATTTCCTTGGCTTGACATCTCTTTAtttgttaaataaataaatctaacTTTTTTCACTTCACAGTttttaaaaatttacaaaaaaaaaaaaaaaaaaaaaaaaaagccttcACAAATGTGGGGCCTAAAGCAGCTTTATGGACCGCCTGGCCGCCCACGCCTTGAGTGATAATTAAGACTTTTCAAGACAGATTAACCCCTAATGGTCTATTATACACGTCGTCATACTTTTTTATTCCTGAATGATTAACCTGCAATAACAAATACTCAACAAGTAAAAATCTGATAAAGTGAATATTTTTGTACAGCGACAGTTTAAGTCTTGAGTCGGCAGTCTCATTGTCACCATCAATATGCTTCAGATCTCATCCCTTCTCTTGGTGGAGTGGTACCGACGAAGGTCATGAGCCAACTTTGAGAAAAGGCAAAGCCTACAAAACTTGTTGAGTGGTAAATCATGGGAGTTGACCCCTTAtttttgttttgagtgtgggtTCAGCTTAGGGAATATATGgttcagcagcagcagcagtggatTAACAGTTGCAAAAGAGGCTGTTTCTCCGAAATATGCAACCGGAAGATTATATTTGTAagactttttaaaagagaaaaaaattgtCCAGTCAgctttttatttctttaaaaGTATTGCTACCAATTCGTAAGTTATGCTACTACTTATTTAACTTTGTTGGGTGATATCGgatacaagaaaaaaaaaaattgaactagTTAGGAAGTCGTTTGCAGTTTCATGCAAATTAAATACATTAACAAATATTGACTAAACTGATACATTACTATTGAATCTTCCGTCACCATAAGACATATTTATTATCAATATAATAGTAAAAAGAAATACATTAAATCAGAGTTGTACTTTTAAATTAAGTATTAAATGTGTTCGATCTGTTTTTACTGTTGTTTTATTTCTATCTTTAATTTGTCTATATAATGAATCATCAATATCATTGTCCATCACTTGAATATCTTAGGAATCCAAACACCAGCAGTAATAATCAGATCGTGAGATTTCCAGCATTGTTTCAGGCGTCATCCTCTCAAGTTCGCTTTGTTTCCACGACGCAAAATTATTTCGATTTTGTGGGTCTGTGGCAAGTGGATAGTCCTCCCTTTTGTGGGCTTGTGATTTCATTCTCATATAGAGCTTCACAGTAGCAACACAATCATCATAGGGATCTTGGACTCCTGTCTGAATGTCATACCTACAGATACATTAGGATTTTATATGGGTAgtataacaaattaattaaataaaaagtgtgctacttgctactaatATTTGTAGGTGACAAGAGAAGCATTAAGATTTGCTTACTTACCCAAGGTAAGTTTTGGTCAAGTGCTTGAGTGAGTTGCTGAGCTTGCTTGTTTTCATCAATGGAGGGTATTTTGCAGTATCCCTTCACACAAAAATGGATGAAGAAACGTCAATCTCTATTGTAATATAACTTGGAGGGCTTTTGCATAATATGATTGGATTTCAATTATATTCATTGGTAGTGTAAACAATCTTTTTATCCTTAGTGTAATCTAACTTGTCAAAAAGATTGTATACTTACTATTATTATATTCTAGATTACTAATCAATTTTTAAATAAAGTTACACGATTGTCTTTCTAGTTACTTGATTATGTAAATACCTTTTACTCCTTCCTTCCGTGCATAAAATTTAAACTCGATCTTAATTTTAATGGAAATATACTGTATGCATTAAAGTAACTAACCTGATCAATATCGCCGGATACTCCATGTCTAAACATTTAAGATCATGATCCAAACCATGACCAACAAGAATCCTAGCCCTTCCACTTCTAGAACGAATCTGCCACACAGTTTCCCCATTACAAAAATAATCTTGAATCTTTCTTGATACTTGCTTCAGTGGCATTGCATCCCTCAAATGTTCTGGTCTTATGCCCGTTGTTTCATACCTAAACATACATTCAATATTCGTCTAGATTAATTTCCAGATGAGACTATAAATTGGAATTCGATCACTAAATTAACTTTAGTATATAATTACCTGTAGTTAGTGACGGGAAGGTTTGGTGCGACATAAGAGTGAAAGAGGATATTTTCATGCTCATCAATGAGGCAAACTCTTGCACAAAGATCCAAAGAGCCATCAATGCCACCACCTACCATTTTGCAGGCAAGAGCAGCAACTCTTCCTCGGCTATTGTCAATCCTTAGGTTATCTTGAATTCCCAACTTAGCCATGCGATAGAGCACACCCTGAAAATGAACCAATAACCATATGGATTAGTTCAAACGGGTTGAACTAATAAATGGGTTGGGTCATAACAGCTTAATGTTTAGTTTGAGTCAATATAAGCGGGTTAATTTGCACTAAAAAATGAGTCATAACTTAATCGTCCCAACTCAAAactatttttatttgtttgtttattctTAAACAATTTTTTCAATTACCAaccaaataaataaaaagatattttttatttatcATGACTATATCATACagacaaaactattttttaaaaatgtttttATAAGTTTTTTTATGGGTCAACCGAAACTACTTTTAGATGAACATACTTTGTATTGTGCCCAAATTAACTCGCTAATGTATATATACTGAGCTCTATCAATCTATATACGCCTATTGAAGGGATTATAATTTTATGGACGAAATTTGACAATACTAAGCGAAGGAAGAAATCATTTGTATATTTTGAAACAATAGTAGTTGTCGAGTTTGAAAAGGCATACATTATTTGAGCGAGTGAGTTGACATGACTCTCTGTGAGCCCTGAGTGCATTTCGGCTAGGAAGGATTTTCAAACAAATGTCACATCCTATCTCCTTGAAAATCCTTTCACAATCTGCCTTTGGCAATGGCcctgaaaaatataatttggagcAACGCTTAATCATGTTAGAAAGTTAATTAGACCTGTGGGACTTGTTGCTATGAAATTGATTAATTAGGAAATATACCAATGAGATGCTCCCGCAAAGATTCAAAAGATCGAGAGTGCTTTTTGCAAACGCCACACATGGGTTCATGAACTGAATGATAAGATGTCCTCATGTGTTCAACTAGGTGCTCCTTTTTGTTGAACTGCCGATAGCATGCTGCACACTTGTTCCTATAATAGCCCCATGAATTTTTAAAGCGTTTAAATTTCATGCATATCATAAAAATTCACACAATTTGAtcatttataaaataattacaaGTAAATTTGGTAATCTAATTAATTGTGATTAACCAGCTATCATATGTTAAAATACACGGACATGTAAATAATCTTTATGCGGTATGTAACTTAAATCCATTTGAGATACCTTTTAATACTACTGCTAATTATTATCATGAATGAAACTAATACTCCATATAAGGTATGAAAAAagttaatgtatatatatatatatatatatatatatatatatatatatatatatatatatatatatatatatatatatatatatatatcatacataATTAAAAGTGGATCTTCTGAGTGCAAAACtgtgaaaaaagaaatagaaccTATGAGTTTCGGAAGAATCATATCTATGGTCCATGACTGTAGAGAAGAGAGGCTGTTTGGTTAATGCTTCAGAATTGAGTAGAGAAGAGATGGCTGAGAACACTTGAGAGAAAGGGGAGGGCATCAAGCTATTTATACAGATCATGGAAGAAGAAACCTCTGGAAAAGTTTTTAGTGCTAAGGCAGATTTGgaaaaaatcatcatttttgGTACATTTATGAAAAACCATCATGTTATTACGAAAAAAACAATGGACTTACTTTAAGATTCGTAGGTATGATATCCAGATAGGCTAAATGTCAAATGTATGTAGTAATCCAATACTTCGGGCCCCACAATTGGTCTACTAGAATATTTGAAAGCTCCGGGTGAAAATCATTTGCACAACTTAACGttcttttaaaaatcaaactCTCCCTCAACATTGAATAATAGTCATTCTCCCCCCTTTTATACCATTAAATACCTATTTTATCCTTAGATATTaacctttatctttttttttaacttttaaaatcaggagatttttcttttattttttaaaatttgtataataaaaatacttgtagaaagaagaaaaattatttCTGAGACGAAAAAAGAAGAGTGAGAAATAGTAATTAAGTAATATGCTCTATAGTGAAATAaatgaaaagaataaaaaataatttaattttattcaTAGCAATCGAAGATCTAATATATATTAATAAAGTGACAATAGAAATGAGTAAATCTTTTATAAATATATTTCAATGCAagtaatataaaataattaataaaaatagagATAAATTTATAACAAAATTCTATATTGATAATGAGTTTTGATCctctttaataaaataaaatttgagataaaatttataacaaaattctaaaagaTTATCTATTTATATTGTAAATGCATTCTAacttataatataaaaattatttcattAATAACAACTAAAACTCATTTTATCTATATAGATTATAGAGATTAGAGAATAAGAGAGAGTGAAACTTAAATATACGCGTACGTCCACActcatacatacatacatacatacatagtGCACGTAATAGTTTAAATAACAATCATAAAAAATAGCGTTAgattttgttataaaattataaaaagatTATTTTACTTATAATGTTAATGAACTTAAGTAAAAATATGTACTAAGATAGAAAGTTATTTAAATTATAGGTAAAATGTATTGTTTTCACCCGACAGCTCCATCTCTCAGAATCAGCAAAACCACTGATCATATCCAGGTTTTTTTagaaacaaaataaatttctttcctTTTAATCTTATATGATTATATATGACAGCACCATGTCCCATAATCAGCAAAATAACTCATATCTAggttt
Proteins encoded in this window:
- the LOC107767925 gene encoding uncharacterized protein LOC107767925, which encodes MICINSLMPSPFSQVFSAISSLLNSEALTKQPLFSTVMDHRYDSSETHRNKCAACYRQFNKKEHLVEHMRTSYHSVHEPMCGVCKKHSRSFESLREHLIGPLPKADCERIFKEIGCDICLKILPSRNALRAHRESCQLTRSNNGVLYRMAKLGIQDNLRIDNSRGRVAALACKMVGGGIDGSLDLCARVCLIDEHENILFHSYVAPNLPVTNYRYETTGIRPEHLRDAMPLKQVSRKIQDYFCNGETVWQIRSRSGRARILVGHGLDHDLKCLDMEYPAILIRDTAKYPPLMKTSKLSNSLKHLTKTYLGYDIQTGVQDPYDDCVATVKLYMRMKSQAHKREDYPLATDPQNRNNFASWKQSELERMTPETMLEISRSDYYCWCLDS